The Anolis sagrei isolate rAnoSag1 chromosome Y, rAnoSag1.mat, whole genome shotgun sequence genome contains a region encoding:
- the LOC132782093 gene encoding myb-related transcription factor, partner of profilin, with protein sequence MPGDSEEIIRLRKPRFSYEENQILIQEVRANYGKLYGTQSRRVTVAERRRVWEGIAAKINSITSWKRTGQEVQKRWNDFKRRTKEKLARVPHSTQGAGTTACNESFSAEEETIFAILGPGVMLGMANGRAEPCQNAGPEFGARSYHVEAEPGTDMPTGSHLSCSPETPTHHTSCCALDGGFLRLKERDSPEPPLARSVVHLAPSPATLGCIRPHLAHSPGEQLSTTSCPSASPPLRRWHTRLDAPICETPLDFLQAQRETADAIRELSYTLRQGLERLTEVVATLLPLLPAQTQHHLSHAQEGMCMSRGETLPPRETFATKLEASSEQSESEVRLLPQDVPETGPPPSRPQKRRKGIPTRKRRGRWKN encoded by the exons ATGCCAGGGGACAGCGAGGAGATCATCCGCCTGCGTAAGCCACGCTTCTCCTATGAGGAGAACCAGATCCTGATCCAAGAGGTGCGTGCCAACTACGGCAAGCTCTACGGCACCCAGAGTCGGCGGGTGACGGTGGCTGAGCGCCGGCGGGTCTGGGAGGGCATCGCTGCCAAGATCAACAGCATCACCAGCTGGAAGCGGACCGGGCAGGAGGTCCAGAAGCGGTGGAATGACTTCAAGCGGCGCACCAAGGAGAAGCTGGCACGGGTGCCCCACTCCACCCAAGGGGCCGGCACCACCGCCTGCAACGAGAGCTTCTCGGCGGAGGAGGAGACCATCTTTGCCATCCTTGGGCCTGGCGTGATGCTGGGGATGGCCAACGGTCGGGCAGAGCCTTGCCAGAACGCAGGGCCAGAGTTTGGTGCCCGCAGTTACCACGTGGAAGCAGAGCCGGGCACAG ATATGCCAACCGGAAGCCACCTATCCTGCAGTCCGGAGACACCTACGCATCACACATCCTGCTGCGCTCTGGACGGAGGCTTCCTGCGGCTCAAGGAGCGTGATTCACCGGAACCCCCTTTGGCACGGTCCGTGGTCCACTTGGCACCTTCTCCGGCCACTTTGGGTTGCATCCGGCCACATCTTGCACACTCCCCCGGTGAGCAACTGAGCACCACCTCGTGCCCATCGGCCTCACCACCCTTGAGACGTTGGCACACCCGCCTTGATGCGCCCATCTGCGAGACCCCTCTAGATTTCCTCCAGGCGCAGAGGGAGACGGCCGACGCCATCCGCGAGCTGAGCTACACCTTGCGGCAAGGTTTGGAGCGGCTCACCGAAGTGGTGGCCACCTTGTTACCCCTGCTTCCGGCACAAACACAACATCACCTATCGCACGCACAGGAGGGAATGTGTATGTCTCGTGGGGAGACCCTTCCACCCAGAGAGACCTTTGCTACCAAACTAGAAGCATCCTCTGAGCAAAGTGAGAGCGAAGTGAGACTTCTTCCGCAAGATGTGCCCGAAACGGGGCCACCCCCGAGCAGGCCCCAGAAGCGGAGGAAAGGCATCCCCACTCGCAAACGGAGAGGACGCTGGAAGAACTAA